A window from Corynebacterium urogenitale encodes these proteins:
- a CDS encoding NCS2 family permease yields MADSASSAASTEAEATPDTQSGTPSQTSGGFLDRYFHISERGSSIPTEIRAGVVTFFAMAYIIILNPLILGTGADVNGDVLGTSRVAAATAFAAGVMTILFGVIAKYPFGIAAGLGINTLVAVTFVSVEGLTWPEAMGLVVINGIIIVLLAVSGFREAVFNSIPGSMKAAIGVGIGLFISLIGLVDAGFVRRLPDAANTTVPVGLGIDGSIASWPTAVFCIGLVICGALVVLGVRGGLFIGIVLNTIIAMVIEAVTGSGPSVGDDGSPNPAGWNLAVPTLPDSLGGVPDLSLLGAIDIFGAFARIGVLAATLLVFTLVLANFFDAMGTMTALGKQAKLMDNKGSLPGLKKALVVEGAGAIVGGASSASSNTVYVDSAAGIADGARTGLANVVTGVLFLLAMFLTPLYEVVPIEAAAPVLVIVGALMMQQITEIDFSKFYIAFPAFLTIVVMPFTYSIANGIGVGFIAYVVMNVFAGRAKKIHPLLYIVAILFVVFFAIDPVMGALS; encoded by the coding sequence ATGGCAGATTCTGCATCCTCCGCGGCCTCGACGGAGGCCGAGGCTACGCCGGACACACAGTCGGGCACGCCATCCCAGACCAGCGGCGGTTTCCTAGACCGTTACTTCCACATCTCCGAGCGCGGCTCCTCCATCCCGACGGAGATCCGTGCGGGCGTGGTGACGTTCTTCGCGATGGCCTACATCATCATCCTCAACCCGCTGATCCTCGGTACGGGGGCCGATGTCAACGGTGATGTCCTCGGCACCTCCCGGGTGGCAGCGGCCACGGCGTTTGCCGCCGGCGTGATGACCATCCTGTTTGGCGTGATTGCCAAGTATCCCTTTGGTATTGCTGCTGGCCTCGGCATCAACACCCTGGTGGCCGTCACCTTCGTCTCCGTGGAGGGTTTGACCTGGCCAGAAGCCATGGGCTTGGTGGTGATCAACGGTATTATCATCGTCTTGCTGGCCGTCTCCGGCTTCCGTGAAGCTGTGTTTAACTCCATTCCCGGCTCCATGAAGGCCGCTATCGGCGTGGGCATTGGCCTGTTTATCTCCTTGATCGGTCTCGTCGATGCCGGCTTCGTCCGCCGTCTCCCTGACGCTGCGAACACGACCGTGCCAGTTGGTCTGGGCATTGATGGTTCCATCGCTTCCTGGCCGACAGCAGTATTCTGTATCGGCTTGGTGATCTGTGGCGCGCTTGTCGTCCTCGGGGTCCGTGGCGGCTTGTTCATCGGTATCGTTCTGAACACCATCATCGCAATGGTCATCGAGGCAGTCACCGGCTCGGGTCCTTCCGTCGGCGACGATGGCTCCCCGAACCCCGCTGGCTGGAACCTGGCTGTTCCGACTCTGCCAGATTCCTTGGGTGGTGTGCCTGATCTGTCTCTGCTGGGCGCCATTGACATCTTTGGAGCGTTCGCGCGCATTGGTGTGCTGGCCGCCACCCTGCTGGTGTTCACCCTCGTGTTGGCAAACTTCTTCGATGCCATGGGCACCATGACTGCGCTGGGTAAGCAGGCAAAACTCATGGACAACAAGGGCAGCCTCCCCGGCCTGAAGAAGGCGCTTGTCGTCGAGGGCGCGGGTGCGATCGTCGGTGGCGCGTCCTCCGCTTCTTCCAACACGGTGTACGTGGATTCCGCTGCCGGTATTGCCGATGGCGCCCGTACGGGTTTGGCCAACGTGGTCACGGGTGTGCTGTTCCTGCTGGCGATGTTCCTCACCCCGCTGTATGAGGTGGTTCCCATCGAGGCAGCTGCGCCTGTGCTCGTGATCGTTGGTGCCCTGATGATGCAGCAGATCACGGAGATTGATTTCTCTAAGTTCTACATCGCGTTCCCAGCGTTTCTGACCATCGTGGTTATGCCGTTTACCTACTCCATCGCTAACGGCATTGGCGTGGGCTTCATCGCTTATGTGGTGATGAACGTCTTCGCGGGTCGTGCGAAGAAGATTCACCCGCTGCTGTACATTGTGGCGATCCTGTTCGTGGTGTTCTTCGCGATCGACCCGGTCATGGGGGCTCTGAGCTAG
- a CDS encoding DUF2771 domain-containing protein: MTEEKASGKKLTKKQRRKKEQRKQLLALLAIVVLVLVVVGGVLLYNQWSDKRVKTLPSEQRIVAVVDGKETEIPPYSACEVGDQDCKGDKPFELEIGDAEEFTLKLPQDVFDHDWAMVQIFDDPGANVEQYFKANESEEVTVSVESDKETEDGSVPRLTVLEIQSLLIGLDASGEQTPVNTVWSIAPKAQ, translated from the coding sequence GTGACTGAAGAAAAGGCATCCGGCAAGAAGCTCACCAAGAAGCAGCGGCGCAAGAAGGAGCAGCGCAAGCAGCTGCTCGCACTTCTTGCCATCGTTGTGCTCGTTCTCGTGGTGGTTGGTGGAGTGCTGCTCTATAACCAGTGGAGCGATAAACGTGTGAAAACCCTGCCGAGCGAGCAACGAATCGTTGCCGTGGTGGATGGCAAGGAAACCGAGATTCCGCCATACAGTGCGTGCGAAGTTGGCGATCAGGACTGCAAGGGTGACAAACCCTTTGAATTGGAAATTGGCGATGCCGAGGAATTTACCCTCAAGCTCCCCCAGGATGTTTTCGACCACGATTGGGCCATGGTGCAGATCTTCGATGATCCCGGAGCCAACGTGGAGCAGTATTTTAAGGCTAACGAGTCCGAGGAAGTAACGGTTTCTGTTGAATCCGATAAAGAAACGGAGGACGGTTCCGTCCCCCGTTTGACTGTGCTGGAGATCCAGTCTCTCCTTATTGGTCTCGACGCCAGTGGCGAACAAACTCCGGTGAATACCGTCTGGTCTATCGCGCCAAAGGCCCAGTAG
- a CDS encoding DUF3027 domain-containing protein, with amino-acid sequence MVCVTRRKTSRTSADPILFSDDAVEVAREALEEIGEGTIGEHIGVRAVGEVAIHRFSSLAPGYKSWEWTAVLACVRGTATITVNEVSLQAGKKASLAPEWIPYEDRVLPGDLGPGDTLPPRADDERLTTAKSLKSDSGFPRNPQAPQVLSQPGLERTLKRWRTGEYGPNSEFAEKAPMTCRTCAFYLPVNSPDTHFGVCTNEYSADGHVVHETYGCGAHAETKQTAEIHSNREYGAFDDGAIEDV; translated from the coding sequence ATGGTGTGCGTGACCAGACGTAAAACCTCCAGAACCTCGGCAGACCCCATCCTCTTCAGCGACGACGCAGTGGAGGTGGCCCGCGAGGCACTGGAGGAGATCGGCGAAGGAACCATTGGCGAGCACATTGGAGTGCGTGCCGTGGGGGAAGTGGCCATCCATCGTTTCAGCAGCCTCGCGCCCGGTTATAAATCCTGGGAATGGACGGCCGTGCTGGCCTGTGTGCGGGGGACCGCCACCATCACCGTCAATGAGGTCAGCCTGCAGGCGGGCAAGAAGGCTTCACTGGCGCCAGAATGGATTCCTTATGAGGATCGCGTGCTGCCCGGCGACCTTGGACCGGGAGATACTCTGCCGCCCCGCGCGGACGATGAACGTCTGACGACTGCGAAAAGCCTCAAATCGGACAGTGGCTTCCCGCGCAACCCGCAGGCACCGCAGGTCCTCTCACAGCCGGGATTGGAAAGAACCCTGAAGCGCTGGCGGACCGGCGAGTACGGGCCGAATAGCGAATTCGCAGAGAAAGCCCCGATGACCTGCCGCACATGTGCTTTCTACTTGCCTGTGAACTCGCCGGACACGCACTTCGGTGTCTGCACCAATGAGTACTCCGCAGACGGCCATGTGGTTCACGAAACCTACGGTTGCGGTGCTCACGCGGAGACGAAACAAACGGCCGAAATTCACAGCAACCGTGAGTACGGCGCTTTCGACGATGGTGCTATCGAGGACGTGTAA
- a CDS encoding glutaminyl-peptide cyclotransferase, producing MPLSFRRHPETKDTPRSTIRRRAATVVVSTSLLFVGACDSTGSLGSSDSTNAGAAGEAGMSGLGTVTVADGTTVPDVLNSSVEKLRPVIVAEHPWNKESFTQGLELADDGQLVVGTGMYGDSRIYRTTLDGKESHSHDLDDDYFGEGITVHEDSVWQLTWKKGVAIHRNLDDLSEKNTANYEGEGWGLCSQGERLVMSNGSGTLSFRDPETFAETGSVTVTVDGVETNYLNELDCSADGTVFANVWQTDQILRIDVNSGQVTGVVDTTGAFSATEEAGADVLNGIAQIPETDRYLVTGKYWDTLYEVRFAGDVS from the coding sequence ATGCCTCTTTCTTTTCGACGCCACCCCGAGACCAAAGACACTCCCCGCTCCACTATCCGCAGGCGGGCGGCCACGGTAGTTGTCTCCACTTCCCTGCTGTTTGTGGGCGCGTGTGACTCCACGGGCTCTCTGGGGTCTTCGGACTCTACGAACGCGGGAGCCGCCGGCGAGGCAGGAATGTCAGGACTAGGCACAGTCACGGTAGCGGATGGCACCACGGTGCCAGACGTACTCAACTCCTCCGTCGAAAAGCTCAGGCCAGTCATCGTAGCTGAGCATCCATGGAACAAAGAATCCTTCACGCAGGGGCTAGAGCTCGCTGACGATGGCCAGCTTGTCGTCGGCACGGGAATGTACGGCGACTCCCGGATCTACCGAACGACACTCGACGGGAAAGAGTCGCACTCCCACGACCTCGATGACGATTACTTTGGCGAGGGCATTACCGTGCATGAGGACTCAGTGTGGCAGCTGACGTGGAAGAAAGGCGTGGCCATCCACCGCAACCTCGACGATCTTTCAGAAAAGAACACCGCCAACTACGAGGGCGAAGGATGGGGGTTGTGTTCGCAGGGTGAACGACTAGTGATGTCCAATGGCTCTGGGACACTGAGCTTCCGCGATCCGGAAACCTTCGCGGAGACTGGTTCAGTCACTGTGACCGTTGACGGAGTAGAAACCAACTACCTCAACGAACTGGATTGCTCCGCCGATGGGACGGTTTTCGCGAACGTCTGGCAAACCGACCAGATCTTGCGCATTGATGTGAATTCCGGGCAGGTCACGGGTGTCGTCGACACAACGGGAGCATTTAGCGCGACGGAGGAAGCGGGCGCTGACGTTCTCAATGGCATCGCCCAGATCCCAGAGACAGACCGCTACCTAGTGACGGGGAAGTATTGGGACACCTTGTATGAAGTTCGTTTCGCCGGGGACGTGTCCTAG
- a CDS encoding TrmH family RNA methyltransferase produces MSHAYPEGFRVVRIEDPADARLDDIRHLNSSDSRPDLPGGKGLVIAEGNLVVPRLLDSRYPVRCVVGFPSKLSQLFDATNPSSPAFDPAIGARLREALQRAEIYEVSRETLKEVAGFDMHRGLVAAADRVEERGVEQLLDELDAEHDRVVSEGSAAAEDPRVLCVLEGVGDHENLGAIFRNAAGLGVEAVLFGASTADPLYRRSVRVSMGHVLRVPFARFPGTTTTWQRDLRWLQDRGYTVVAMTPNTDTSLMQGLAGVVDKGERKIAIMVGAEGPGLTEHAMRAADVRAKIPMAPGTDSLNVATAAAIGFYAAQGL; encoded by the coding sequence ATGTCCCATGCTTACCCAGAGGGTTTTCGCGTAGTTCGCATCGAGGATCCGGCCGATGCTCGCTTGGATGACATCCGCCACCTCAATTCCTCCGATTCCCGCCCCGATCTGCCCGGTGGCAAAGGTTTGGTTATTGCGGAGGGCAACCTGGTGGTTCCGCGCCTGTTGGACTCCCGTTACCCGGTGCGCTGCGTGGTGGGCTTTCCTTCCAAGCTCTCCCAATTGTTCGACGCCACCAACCCTTCCTCTCCGGCCTTTGATCCAGCCATCGGCGCGCGCCTGCGCGAGGCGCTGCAGCGGGCGGAGATTTACGAGGTCAGCCGAGAAACGCTGAAGGAGGTTGCGGGCTTCGACATGCACCGTGGCCTCGTTGCGGCTGCTGATCGGGTAGAGGAACGCGGGGTGGAGCAGCTCCTCGACGAGCTCGATGCAGAGCACGATCGAGTCGTGTCGGAAGGTAGCGCGGCGGCGGAGGATCCGCGGGTTCTGTGCGTGCTGGAGGGGGTTGGAGACCACGAAAACCTTGGCGCGATCTTCCGCAATGCCGCAGGCCTGGGAGTGGAGGCGGTGCTCTTCGGCGCGAGTACTGCCGATCCGCTCTACCGGCGCAGTGTGCGCGTGAGCATGGGGCATGTGCTGCGCGTGCCCTTCGCGCGGTTCCCCGGTACCACGACCACCTGGCAGCGGGATCTCCGCTGGCTCCAGGACCGCGGGTACACCGTGGTCGCAATGACCCCGAATACGGACACGAGTCTGATGCAGGGGCTTGCTGGCGTCGTCGACAAGGGGGAGAGGAAGATCGCCATCATGGTGGGCGCCGAAGGACCCGGCCTGACCGAGCACGCTATGCGCGCAGCCGATGTGCGGGCGAAGATTCCGATGGCGCCGGGGACGGACTCGCTCAATGTCGCGACGGCCGCCGCGATCGGCTTTTATGCAGCACAAGGGCTCTAA